The Antedon mediterranea chromosome 11, ecAntMedi1.1, whole genome shotgun sequence genome window below encodes:
- the LOC140062182 gene encoding mitochondrial fission regulator 2-like, which produces MSDNSFRHLLQMLLEYLGLSSYPNQLGYHGDAKRKERKRWKSLIRTIGSHLPLKPCRRVYFQTLQDTNFTKHGRKPTFIDDECEPLPMATLADIPWIEVFSPDKSSVARTEYRGSYKRSGRRYRPVQLVQPVQKETCSDVESTTKLPKTPVKEMPTIATPDPVSMRKIDALEEELSKLRAQIALIVTTQQSYPATPGPAIPPPMFGAPPPPPPPCGAPPPPPPPPPAVIQTKHYSVKDQIKKNKALKGNIDDCSQDSKSGVPNMADVLKGLGSVKLRSIARSPGGTPVRQAPKLSNSMDAASLIAQALKKKFAHRLAASPNKENNPRTFTPSPKSPKVGQQLLKPHRRRSITKPRPLKPINA; this is translated from the exons ATGAGTGACAACAGTTTTAGACATCTACTCCAAATGTTGTTGGAATATTTAGGTCTATCATCCTATCCTAATCAATTG GGTTATCATGGAGATGCTAAACGCAAGGAACGGAAACGATGGAAGTCTCTAATTCGCACAATTGGTAGTCACCTACCATTGAAGCCATGTAGAAGAGTTTATTTTCAG ACTTTACAGGACACAAACTTCACAAAACATGGAAGAAAACCAACGTTTATTGATGATGAATGTGAACCCCTTCCAATGGCGACCCTAGCTGATATACCATGGATTGAAGTGTTCAGTCCAGACAAAAGTTCTGTGGCCAG AACTGAATACAGAGGTTCTTATAAGCGCAGTGGTAGAAGATACAGACCAGTTCAACTTGTACAGCCAGTACAAAAAGAAACATGTTCAGATGTTGAGAGTACCACAAAGCTTCCAAAGACTCCTGTAAAAGAGATGCCTACTATAGCTACACCAGACCCTGTCTCAATGAGAAAGATTGATGCTTTAGAAGAGGAGCTATCCAAGCTTAGGGCGCAGATCGCTTTGATCGTAACCACACAGCAATCATATCCAG CAACACCAGGACCAGCTATACCACCACCAATGTTTGGAGCACCTCCTCCACCACCACCGCCATGTGGGGCACCTCCTCCACCACCACCGCCACCTCCTGCAGTTATCCAAACTAAGCACTATAGTGTCAAAGATCAGATTAAAAAG AATAAGGCTCTCAAAGGTAACATTGATGACTGTTCACAAGATTCAAAGAGTGGAGTGCCCAATATGGCAGATGTTCTCAAAGGGCTTGGTTCAGTGAAGCTTCGATCTATTGCCAG GTCTCCAGGTGGAACTCCTGTCCGTCAAGCACCAAAGCTATCCAACAGCATGGATGCTGCTTCATTGATTGCCCAGGCCCTGAAAAAGAAATTTGCCCATCGTCTTGCTGCTAGTCCAAACAAGGAAAATAACCCAAGGACATTTACCCCATCACCAAAAAGTCCAAAG GTTGGACAACAATTGCTGAAACCTCACAGACGCCGTTCAATAACGAAACCCAGACCACTAAAACCTATCAATGCTTAA